A single window of Dermacentor albipictus isolate Rhodes 1998 colony chromosome 1, USDA_Dalb.pri_finalv2, whole genome shotgun sequence DNA harbors:
- the LOC135897778 gene encoding uncharacterized protein isoform X2, whose amino-acid sequence MEITITRDASTAIKAQGESEDLTAGGNEIIDGLLREARDSDSIQKKINPVIIKHVDLDDRRGHVENISIYGLSTLARHRDVNITFNDAHLVTITGQLRADDLHLTGRYLYRPSRFFRLRGSIGATLNYFVVLIGIEVNTEQNRANVTTFKVVEIGSIKVTKFTGASFAFNWLGKFIVNKILNSRSFSISERLEASGKKALNRLLEDKEIRLR is encoded by the exons ATGGAAATAACTATCACAAGGGATGCGTCTACGGCTATAAAAG CGCAAGGGGAGAGCGAGGATCTCACAGCCGGCGGGAACGAAATCATTGACGGCCTCTTGCGAGAGGCAAGGGACAGCGACTCTATACAGAAGAAGATAAACCCTGTGATTATCAAGCACGTGGACCTCGACGACCGCAGGGGTCACGTCGAGAATATATCTATATATGGTCTCTCTACCCTCGCTCGCCATCGTGACGTTAACATCACTTTCAATGATGCGCACTTGGTAACCATCACAGGCCAACTGCGGGCAGATGAC CTGCACTTGACCGGTCGATACCTCTACCGGCCGTCACGTTTCTTCAGACTTCGTGGAAGCATTGGTGCCACTCTCAACTACTTTGTCGTCCTAATCGGAATTGAAGTCAACACCGAACAGAACAGAGCCAACGTCACCACATTTAAg GTTGTTGAAATCGGAAGCATCAAGGTAACAAAGTTTACCGGAGCGTCGTTCGCTTTCAACTGGCTCGGGAAGTTTATCGTCAACAAGATACTGAACAGCCGAAGCTTCTCAATATCTGAACGACTAGAAGCAAGTGGCAAAAAAGCGCTGAACCGGCTGCTGGAGGACAAGGAAATTAGGTTGAGATGA
- the LOC135897778 gene encoding uncharacterized protein isoform X1: MMLLLLLLGGVSSLVAAQGESEDLTAGGNEIIDGLLREARDSDSIQKKINPVIIKHVDLDDRRGHVENISIYGLSTLARHRDVNITFNDAHLVTITGQLRADDLHLTGRYLYRPSRFFRLRGSIGATLNYFVVLIGIEVNTEQNRANVTTFKVVEIGSIKVTKFTGASFAFNWLGKFIVNKILNSRSFSISERLEASGKKALNRLLEDKEIRLR; encoded by the exons CGCAAGGGGAGAGCGAGGATCTCACAGCCGGCGGGAACGAAATCATTGACGGCCTCTTGCGAGAGGCAAGGGACAGCGACTCTATACAGAAGAAGATAAACCCTGTGATTATCAAGCACGTGGACCTCGACGACCGCAGGGGTCACGTCGAGAATATATCTATATATGGTCTCTCTACCCTCGCTCGCCATCGTGACGTTAACATCACTTTCAATGATGCGCACTTGGTAACCATCACAGGCCAACTGCGGGCAGATGAC CTGCACTTGACCGGTCGATACCTCTACCGGCCGTCACGTTTCTTCAGACTTCGTGGAAGCATTGGTGCCACTCTCAACTACTTTGTCGTCCTAATCGGAATTGAAGTCAACACCGAACAGAACAGAGCCAACGTCACCACATTTAAg GTTGTTGAAATCGGAAGCATCAAGGTAACAAAGTTTACCGGAGCGTCGTTCGCTTTCAACTGGCTCGGGAAGTTTATCGTCAACAAGATACTGAACAGCCGAAGCTTCTCAATATCTGAACGACTAGAAGCAAGTGGCAAAAAAGCGCTGAACCGGCTGCTGGAGGACAAGGAAATTAGGTTGAGATGA